Proteins encoded by one window of Thermodesulfobacteriota bacterium:
- a CDS encoding alpha-ketoacid dehydrogenase subunit beta, with amino-acid sequence MPWTTVPKMERTPGVEPGSREITYREALNEALSQMLGIDERVFIMGEGVDDPGGVFGTTKGLPEKFGDARVFDTPLAENALTGIAMGAALAGMRPVLVHMRVDFLPISLDQIINHAAKWHYMFGGKVHVPMVIRAITGRGWGSAAQHSQSLQALFANIPGLKVVMPSTPYDAKGLLMAAVADGNPVIFLEHRWLYEAAGHVPEEPYLVPIGKGEIRRKGKDATIVGVSHMAREAVAAAELLANEGIDSEVIDLRAVRPMDSPLVIESVRKTGRLVVADTGWKLCGIGAELVARVAEEALGELKAPPLRINIPDVPTPSSPVLEEAYYPGKDDIAAGVRQLLGK; translated from the coding sequence ATGCCGTGGACAACGGTACCGAAGATGGAAAGGACGCCGGGGGTTGAACCCGGATCGCGGGAGATTACCTACCGTGAGGCGCTGAACGAGGCCCTCTCCCAGATGCTCGGGATAGACGAGCGGGTATTCATTATGGGAGAGGGGGTGGACGACCCCGGAGGGGTCTTCGGCACGACAAAGGGGCTCCCGGAGAAGTTCGGGGACGCGCGGGTATTCGATACCCCCCTTGCGGAGAACGCGCTGACCGGGATAGCCATGGGCGCGGCGCTCGCCGGAATGAGGCCCGTGCTGGTCCACATGAGGGTGGACTTCCTCCCCATAAGCCTCGACCAGATAATAAACCACGCGGCCAAGTGGCACTATATGTTCGGCGGCAAGGTGCACGTGCCCATGGTCATAAGGGCGATTACCGGAAGGGGCTGGGGCTCGGCTGCTCAGCACTCCCAGAGCCTCCAGGCGCTCTTCGCCAACATACCGGGGCTTAAGGTGGTCATGCCCTCCACCCCATACGACGCCAAGGGGCTCCTCATGGCCGCCGTCGCGGACGGAAACCCGGTAATATTCCTCGAACACCGCTGGCTCTACGAAGCGGCGGGGCACGTCCCCGAAGAACCCTACCTCGTCCCCATAGGGAAGGGGGAGATACGACGGAAGGGGAAGGACGCCACCATTGTCGGCGTGTCACACATGGCCCGGGAAGCCGTGGCGGCAGCGGAACTGCTCGCTAACGAAGGTATAGACTCCGAGGTAATAGACTTACGGGCCGTCCGGCCGATGGACAGCCCGCTCGTAATCGAGTCCGTAAGGAAGACCGGGAGGCTCGTCGTGGCGGATACGGGCTGGAAGCTCTGCGGCATAGGGGCGGAGCTCGTTGCGAGAGTAGCCGAAGAGGCGCTCGGGGAGCTCAAGGCCCCGCCCTTAAGGATAAACATCCCGGACGTACCCACCCCGTCGAGCCCCGTGCTCGAAGAGGCCTACTACCCCGGCAAGGACGACATAGCGGCCGGGGTAAGGCAACTCCTCGGGAAATAA
- a CDS encoding thiamine pyrophosphate-dependent dehydrogenase E1 component subunit alpha, with product MSNKIPKETLVGLYETMLRIRMFEEKVVELYPAQEMKTPVHLYIGQEAIAAGVCLNLVKDDYLLSNHRGHGHCIAKGTDMGVMMAEFYGKAGGCSGGKGGSMHLVDPENSIPGNSAIVGGGIPMAVGAALASQIKGLKSVAVTFFGDGAVDEGVFHESMSFASLKKLPVVFVCENNLYATNSHITARHPTGDIAGSAGAYGVPGVCVDGNDPEAVYECSKEAVERARKGTGPSLIEARTYRWKGHVGPDADFEKGCRPEEELREWMEKCPVKRFRERLLTSGVMSAEEMDGLRSAVAEEVDKAVSFSDKSPWPDTAELTRGLYYEGGGK from the coding sequence ATGAGTAACAAAATACCGAAAGAGACGCTCGTGGGGCTGTACGAGACCATGCTCCGGATACGCATGTTCGAGGAGAAGGTGGTCGAGCTCTATCCGGCGCAGGAGATGAAGACCCCCGTGCACCTCTACATCGGCCAGGAGGCCATAGCCGCGGGCGTCTGCCTGAACCTCGTAAAAGACGACTACCTCCTGAGCAACCACCGGGGGCACGGCCACTGCATAGCCAAGGGCACGGATATGGGTGTCATGATGGCCGAATTCTACGGCAAGGCCGGGGGATGCTCCGGGGGCAAGGGGGGGAGCATGCACCTGGTGGACCCGGAAAACTCCATACCCGGTAATTCGGCCATAGTCGGCGGCGGCATACCAATGGCCGTCGGTGCGGCGCTGGCCTCGCAAATAAAGGGGCTCAAGAGCGTGGCCGTAACATTCTTCGGCGACGGCGCGGTGGACGAAGGGGTCTTCCACGAGTCCATGAGCTTCGCCTCGCTCAAAAAACTCCCGGTCGTATTCGTCTGCGAAAACAACCTCTACGCCACGAACTCGCACATCACCGCCCGCCACCCCACCGGCGACATAGCCGGCTCGGCCGGGGCGTACGGCGTTCCCGGCGTATGCGTGGACGGCAACGACCCGGAGGCGGTCTACGAATGCTCGAAAGAGGCGGTCGAGAGGGCGAGAAAAGGAACGGGGCCCTCTCTCATCGAAGCCAGGACTTACAGGTGGAAGGGGCACGTCGGGCCGGACGCCGACTTCGAAAAGGGCTGCCGCCCCGAAGAAGAACTCCGCGAGTGGATGGAGAAGTGCCCGGTCAAACGCTTCAGAGAACGGCTTCTTACAAGCGGCGTAATGAGCGCGGAAGAGATGGACGGGCTCCGCTCCGCCGTGGCAGAGGAAGTGGACAAGGCCGTAAGTTTTTCGGATAAGAGCCCGTGGCCGGATACGGCCGAGCTTACGCGCGGGCTATACTACGAAGGAGGCGGCAAGTAG
- a CDS encoding radical SAM protein, whose amino-acid sequence MDEFRIDSHKLMYHVDRVNQWLRGEDVYPIYVEVATAGGCNHRCTFCALDYMEYKANLLDTELLKTRLTEMGRLGVKSIMYAGEGEPLLHKNVGEIINHTKGSGMDVAITTNGVCMTEKLAKEALASVTWVKVSINAGTAKTYSEIHGTKPEDFTKVIENIRTAIKLREENDLKTTIGIQLILLEENAGEVITLAKLAKDIGADYLVVKPYSQHLMSRTTKHGGTNYSDYYHLSEELKALSGEKFQAIFRLNTMKKLESDKRRYDRCRALPFWAYIDAEGGVWGCSAFLGDDRFRYGNIYEKSFEEIWAGEERKKLLAYVADGLDISECRRNCRMDEVNRYLWELQNPTDHVNFI is encoded by the coding sequence ATGGACGAATTCAGGATAGACAGCCACAAGCTCATGTACCACGTCGACCGGGTCAACCAGTGGCTCCGGGGGGAGGACGTCTACCCCATATATGTCGAGGTAGCCACGGCCGGGGGTTGCAACCACAGGTGCACCTTCTGCGCGCTCGACTACATGGAGTACAAGGCCAACCTCCTGGACACGGAACTCCTCAAAACCAGGCTGACGGAGATGGGACGACTCGGGGTAAAGAGTATTATGTACGCCGGAGAGGGAGAGCCGCTCCTCCATAAGAACGTCGGCGAGATAATAAACCATACAAAGGGTTCCGGCATGGACGTGGCCATAACCACAAACGGCGTATGCATGACCGAAAAACTCGCAAAGGAAGCTCTGGCCTCGGTCACATGGGTGAAGGTAAGCATAAACGCGGGGACCGCCAAAACCTACTCCGAGATACACGGGACAAAGCCGGAAGACTTCACGAAGGTTATCGAAAACATACGCACGGCAATAAAGCTCCGGGAAGAGAACGACCTCAAGACCACCATCGGGATACAGCTCATACTGCTCGAAGAGAACGCCGGGGAGGTAATAACGCTGGCGAAGCTCGCAAAGGATATCGGCGCGGACTACCTGGTGGTAAAGCCCTACTCACAGCACCTCATGAGCCGCACCACGAAGCACGGCGGGACTAACTACAGCGACTACTACCACCTGTCCGAGGAGCTCAAGGCCCTCTCGGGGGAAAAGTTCCAGGCGATATTCAGGCTCAACACCATGAAGAAGCTCGAAAGCGACAAGCGCCGTTACGACCGCTGCCGGGCCCTTCCCTTCTGGGCCTACATAGACGCCGAGGGAGGGGTCTGGGGATGCAGCGCGTTCCTCGGAGACGACAGGTTCCGCTACGGCAATATATACGAAAAGAGTTTCGAAGAAATATGGGCTGGAGAAGAAAGGAAAAAACTTCTCGCCTACGTCGCCGACGGGCTCGACATTAGCGAGTGCAGGCGGAACTGCAGGATGGACGAGGTAAACCGTTACCTGTGGGAGCTTCAAAACCCCACAGACCACGTGAACTTCATATGA
- a CDS encoding trypsin-like peptidase domain-containing protein: MRYGLTALFIFSTLLLAPPSPSHALTEEEETNIRIYEAANPSVVNITTTALAYDISYNPTAAETGSGSGTIIDTGGHILTNYHVVEGAQRLEVTLFDGSKLPAEVVGVDPNNDLAVIKIDVPPDKLTPVRMGDSASLKVGQRVLAIGNPFGLEGSLTIGIVSSLGRTMRAANGKLIRGIIQTDAAINPGSSGGPLLDNDGKVVGVNTAIFSPVEGSVGIGFAIPVDTIKQIVPELVEKGYVARPWLGISGQDIDTTFAKVLGLPSPGVLIADVFKDSPAAGVGLKGSTGYTRLGNILVAVGGDLITAINGTTLNSMDEMGQILNNLAIGETVSINVARDNDTMEFELRLEEMPR, translated from the coding sequence ATGCGATACGGATTAACGGCGTTATTCATATTCTCGACTCTGCTTTTAGCCCCCCCCTCCCCCTCCCACGCCCTCACCGAGGAGGAGGAGACGAACATAAGGATATACGAGGCGGCAAACCCCTCGGTGGTGAACATCACCACCACCGCGCTCGCCTACGACATCTCCTACAACCCGACCGCCGCCGAGACGGGCTCGGGCTCGGGGACCATAATAGACACCGGCGGCCACATACTCACCAACTACCACGTGGTCGAAGGCGCACAGAGGCTCGAGGTGACGCTCTTCGACGGCTCCAAGCTCCCGGCGGAGGTGGTGGGCGTGGACCCGAATAACGACCTGGCGGTCATAAAGATAGACGTCCCGCCGGATAAGCTTACGCCCGTACGCATGGGGGATTCAGCCTCGCTCAAGGTGGGGCAGAGGGTGCTTGCCATAGGCAACCCTTTCGGACTCGAGGGCTCCCTCACCATCGGCATAGTGAGCTCGCTCGGCAGGACCATGAGGGCAGCCAACGGAAAGCTCATCCGCGGCATAATCCAGACCGACGCCGCCATAAACCCGGGGAGCTCCGGCGGACCGCTCCTCGATAACGACGGGAAGGTGGTGGGGGTCAACACGGCCATATTCTCTCCTGTGGAAGGGAGCGTGGGCATAGGGTTCGCCATACCCGTGGATACGATAAAGCAGATCGTGCCGGAACTCGTGGAGAAGGGCTACGTGGCCAGACCGTGGCTCGGCATAAGCGGCCAGGACATAGACACCACCTTCGCCAAGGTCCTCGGCCTCCCCTCCCCCGGGGTGCTCATAGCCGACGTCTTCAAGGACAGTCCGGCGGCGGGGGTGGGGCTTAAGGGGTCTACCGGCTATACCCGGCTCGGCAACATCCTGGTGGCAGTCGGCGGGGACCTCATAACCGCCATTAACGGCACGACGCTGAACTCCATGGACGAGATGGGGCAGATACTGAATAACCTCGCCATAGGGGAGACGGTCTCCATTAACGTGGCAAGGGACAATGATACCATGGAGTTTGAACTCCGCCTCGAAGAGATGCCGAGGTAG
- a CDS encoding c(7)-type cytochrome triheme domain-containing protein, with amino-acid sequence MPRVRAYPFRWGVVILMAVVAVFTVSARLNAEDSDFRKKFTKFYQANNFFVLGQLVKQSKDIIPGEVETLVGEATAEGVSVPEKLYLLDMARTMASMYKDWHGEGEDLLKKVEALQKVEVDKKKAREAEVQKWKDEEKTPGNFVMKAHAEELEAAGLSPVLYPHWVHRMFFRCKVCHEKIFTMKRGSNDLSQEKIAAGEQCGTCHNGELSFSATDEANCKRCHLAGTEEAAPLHDFTRFDHDGLKEISERVGSMWDPGKLPEGKYPVDKFNFVNWVKMDSTGAFKPKDSLDDADTEAAEVRESYILFKSPITFMKDVLFSHKIHTTWIRCNICHDRIFTKEVGANKVTMIEIKEGKACGTCHGRVSFPIGDCLRCHNHEGEVPEGTHVRAKSSSEMQPAVAAPAAPTAP; translated from the coding sequence ATGCCAAGAGTCCGGGCGTATCCGTTCAGGTGGGGGGTCGTTATACTTATGGCCGTCGTTGCGGTCTTTACCGTGTCGGCGCGGCTTAATGCCGAGGATAGCGATTTCCGCAAGAAGTTCACTAAGTTCTACCAGGCCAATAACTTCTTCGTGCTTGGGCAGCTGGTAAAGCAGAGTAAGGATATAATCCCCGGCGAGGTCGAGACGTTGGTGGGCGAGGCCACGGCCGAGGGCGTATCCGTCCCCGAGAAACTCTACCTCCTGGACATGGCCCGTACCATGGCCTCCATGTACAAGGATTGGCACGGCGAGGGAGAAGATCTCCTTAAGAAGGTCGAGGCCCTCCAGAAGGTGGAGGTGGATAAGAAGAAGGCAAGAGAGGCGGAGGTCCAGAAGTGGAAGGACGAGGAGAAGACCCCCGGGAACTTCGTCATGAAGGCGCACGCCGAAGAGCTCGAGGCCGCCGGCCTGAGCCCCGTACTCTACCCCCACTGGGTACACAGGATGTTCTTCAGGTGCAAGGTATGCCACGAGAAGATATTCACCATGAAGCGCGGCTCCAACGACCTCTCGCAGGAGAAGATAGCCGCGGGCGAGCAGTGCGGGACCTGCCATAACGGCGAGCTGTCGTTCAGCGCGACCGACGAGGCCAACTGCAAGAGGTGCCACCTCGCAGGCACCGAGGAGGCGGCGCCGCTCCACGACTTTACGCGTTTTGACCACGATGGACTGAAAGAGATCTCCGAGCGCGTGGGCTCCATGTGGGACCCCGGGAAACTCCCCGAAGGGAAGTACCCCGTCGATAAGTTCAACTTCGTCAACTGGGTCAAGATGGACAGCACCGGGGCCTTCAAGCCGAAGGACTCCCTTGACGACGCCGATACCGAGGCCGCCGAGGTGAGGGAGAGCTACATACTCTTCAAGTCTCCGATCACGTTCATGAAGGACGTCCTCTTCAGCCACAAGATACACACCACCTGGATACGGTGTAATATCTGCCACGACAGGATATTCACCAAAGAGGTCGGTGCCAACAAGGTGACCATGATAGAGATAAAGGAGGGCAAGGCCTGCGGCACATGCCACGGCCGTGTCTCCTTCCCCATAGGTGACTGCCTGAGGTGCCACAACCACGAGGGGGAGGTCCCCGAGGGCACGCACGTCCGCGCCAAGAGCTCCTCGGAGATGCAGCCCGCGGTGGCGGCCCCGGCCGCGCCGACGGCGCCGTAG
- a CDS encoding glycine/sarcosine/betaine reductase selenoprotein B family protein encodes MSSFKNRLLARIFTRFPSLVERAAEKAAPLKIEGIPWTPVTKPLKESTVALVTTAGVHLASQKPFDMEDPDGDPTWRELHSDIPREEYTITHDYYDHRDADRDLNIVFPIDRLQELKEEGLIGGVADTHYGFMGHIAGAHVDTLIKETAPEMTRKLVAAGVDVVLLTPG; translated from the coding sequence ATGTCGAGTTTCAAGAACCGCCTGCTCGCCAGGATATTCACCCGCTTCCCGTCCCTTGTGGAGCGGGCGGCGGAGAAGGCCGCGCCGCTTAAGATAGAGGGCATACCGTGGACGCCCGTTACAAAGCCGCTAAAGGAGTCCACCGTCGCGCTCGTCACCACCGCAGGAGTACACCTCGCCTCGCAGAAACCGTTCGACATGGAGGACCCGGACGGAGACCCCACCTGGAGGGAGCTCCACTCGGACATACCGAGGGAGGAGTACACCATAACCCACGACTACTACGACCACCGGGACGCCGACCGAGACCTGAACATAGTCTTCCCGATAGACCGCCTGCAAGAGCTTAAGGAGGAAGGGCTTATCGGCGGGGTGGCCGACACCCACTACGGCTTTATGGGGCACATAGCGGGAGCGCACGTCGATACGCTCATAAAAGAGACAGCCCCGGAGATGACGAGGAAACTTGTCGCGGCCGGGGTGGACGTGGTGCTCCTCACCCCCGGCTGA
- a CDS encoding YHS domain-containing protein encodes MAVDPVCGMTVREDTAEYKTEREGKTYYFCAKGCKERFEKNPEKYLGEEKPDWIRDG; translated from the coding sequence ATGGCTGTTGACCCTGTATGCGGAATGACGGTCAGGGAGGATACGGCGGAATATAAGACCGAGCGCGAGGGAAAGACCTATTACTTCTGCGCAAAAGGCTGCAAGGAGAGGTTCGAAAAGAACCCCGAGAAGTACCTCGGTGAGGAGAAGCCCGACTGGATAAGGGACGGATAG
- a CDS encoding heavy metal translocating P-type ATPase, protein MERDPICGMEVSPDSAAGSSIYRGKSYYFCNLNCKERFDADPEAALATDKEEEKTAPSPTPPDAPTGGTVTIDLPITGMSCASCVEKVERALGGLPGVIRASVNFATEKATVEYNPSVVSTGEMAGAIRSIGYDVIETGETEKEDLLDKEERARKEALGKLQRKLAAGAVLTIPIFFLDNPLLQFLFATPVQFWCGWQFYRGAVAAARHLSTDMNTLIAVGTSAAYLYSVVATFLPELVTTKGVSPAVYFDTAAAIIVIILLGRLLEAGARGRTSEAIKKLIGLQAKTARVLRDGIESDIPMEEVLSDDIVVVRPGEKVPVDGVVTEGYSSVDESMISGESIPVEKNAGDEVIGATINKTGSFKFRATKVGRDTALAHIVRMVEEAQGAKPPIARLADIIAGYFVPAVIGIATLTFLVWYAFGPEPSFTYALLAFVSVLIIACPCALGLATPTSIMVGTGKGAENGILIRGGDSLETAHKLDTIVLDKTGTLTKGEPSVTDVLPAGGIGEDAILFYASAAEKGSEHPLGEAIINETHRRGIQVGDPEKFDAVPGHGIKARVRDRNIILGNRKLMKDERIDITEIRGEAERLAEEGKTAVYLAVDGKAAGIVAVADTLKDHSREAVSELKRMGIEVLMLTGDNQKTAAAIAREAGIDRVLSEVLPGAKAEEVKKLQGEGRKVAMVGDGINDAPALAQADVGIAIGTGTDVAMEASDITLVGGDLRAIVTAIALSRATIRNIKQNLFWAFFYNASLIPVAAGILYPFFGILLKPILAAAAMGLSSVSVVTNALRLKWFKPPLG, encoded by the coding sequence ATGGAACGAGACCCTATATGCGGAATGGAGGTCTCCCCCGACAGTGCGGCCGGAAGCTCCATCTATCGGGGGAAGAGCTACTACTTCTGCAACTTGAACTGCAAGGAGCGGTTCGACGCCGACCCGGAGGCGGCACTCGCCACCGATAAGGAAGAAGAAAAGACCGCCCCCTCCCCCACCCCCCCCGACGCCCCCACCGGCGGCACTGTCACTATCGACCTGCCCATTACGGGGATGAGCTGCGCTTCCTGCGTTGAGAAGGTAGAGCGGGCGCTCGGCGGGCTGCCGGGGGTAATACGTGCCTCCGTGAACTTCGCAACGGAAAAGGCGACGGTGGAGTATAACCCTTCGGTGGTAAGCACCGGCGAGATGGCCGGGGCGATAAGGTCTATCGGGTACGACGTCATTGAGACGGGGGAGACAGAGAAGGAAGACCTCCTTGATAAAGAAGAGCGGGCGAGGAAGGAGGCATTAGGAAAACTACAGAGGAAACTCGCGGCCGGGGCCGTACTGACGATCCCCATCTTCTTCCTCGATAACCCCCTCTTGCAGTTCCTCTTCGCCACCCCGGTACAGTTCTGGTGCGGGTGGCAGTTCTATCGCGGCGCGGTCGCGGCCGCAAGGCACCTCTCGACGGACATGAATACGTTAATCGCCGTAGGCACCTCGGCCGCCTACCTCTACAGCGTCGTTGCCACCTTCCTCCCCGAGCTCGTCACCACGAAGGGGGTCTCGCCTGCGGTCTACTTCGACACCGCCGCAGCGATAATCGTCATAATACTGCTCGGCAGGCTGCTCGAAGCCGGGGCCAGGGGCCGCACCTCGGAGGCGATTAAGAAGCTCATCGGCCTCCAGGCAAAGACCGCCCGGGTCCTGAGGGACGGCATAGAGAGCGACATACCCATGGAGGAGGTCCTGAGCGACGACATAGTCGTAGTACGGCCCGGCGAGAAGGTGCCGGTGGACGGCGTGGTAACGGAGGGGTACTCCTCGGTGGACGAGTCGATGATAAGCGGGGAGAGCATCCCGGTCGAGAAGAACGCCGGGGACGAGGTCATAGGCGCCACGATAAACAAGACGGGCTCGTTCAAGTTCAGGGCCACGAAGGTGGGCAGGGATACCGCCCTCGCCCATATCGTAAGGATGGTCGAGGAGGCGCAGGGCGCAAAGCCGCCCATAGCGAGGCTGGCGGACATCATAGCCGGCTACTTCGTCCCGGCGGTCATAGGCATCGCTACACTCACCTTCCTCGTCTGGTACGCCTTCGGCCCGGAGCCGTCGTTTACCTACGCGCTCCTGGCCTTCGTATCGGTCCTCATAATCGCCTGCCCCTGCGCTCTTGGGCTTGCCACCCCCACCTCTATAATGGTCGGCACGGGCAAGGGGGCGGAGAACGGAATACTCATACGCGGTGGAGACTCGCTCGAGACCGCCCATAAGCTCGACACCATAGTGCTGGATAAGACCGGCACTCTCACGAAGGGCGAGCCGTCGGTCACGGACGTCCTGCCCGCGGGCGGCATCGGAGAGGACGCGATACTCTTCTACGCGTCGGCGGCGGAGAAGGGCTCAGAGCACCCGCTCGGAGAGGCCATTATAAACGAGACGCACAGGCGGGGGATACAGGTTGGCGACCCGGAAAAGTTCGATGCCGTACCGGGCCACGGGATAAAGGCGCGGGTAAGGGACCGGAACATCATCCTGGGGAACAGGAAGCTCATGAAAGACGAGCGCATAGACATAACGGAGATCAGGGGGGAAGCGGAAAGGCTTGCCGAAGAGGGGAAGACGGCGGTCTACCTCGCCGTCGACGGCAAGGCGGCCGGTATCGTGGCCGTCGCCGACACGTTGAAGGATCATTCCAGGGAGGCGGTCTCCGAGCTCAAGCGCATGGGGATCGAGGTGTTGATGCTCACCGGGGACAACCAAAAGACCGCCGCCGCCATAGCGAGGGAAGCGGGGATAGACCGGGTACTTTCCGAAGTCCTGCCCGGAGCCAAGGCCGAGGAGGTGAAAAAACTCCAGGGGGAGGGACGGAAGGTCGCCATGGTGGGCGACGGCATAAACGACGCACCGGCGCTGGCGCAGGCCGACGTCGGGATCGCCATAGGCACGGGAACGGACGTGGCAATGGAGGCCTCGGACATAACGCTCGTCGGCGGAGACCTGAGGGCCATAGTCACGGCCATAGCGCTGAGCCGCGCCACCATACGCAATATAAAGCAGAACCTCTTCTGGGCCTTTTTCTATAACGCCTCACTCATACCCGTCGCCGCGGGGATACTCTACCCGTTCTTCGGAATACTCCTGAAGCCCATACTCGCGGCCGCGGCAATGGGGCTGTCATCGGTAAGCGTGGTCACGAACGCCTTGAGGCTCAAGTGGTTCAAACCTCCGCTCGGGTAG
- the rsxC gene encoding electron transport complex subunit RsxC: MTPKTFDRGIHPAYHKELTFSLATEKAPLPKRVVIPLGQHVGAPCRPVVKKGDIVEAGQLIGEAVSFVSAPVHASIGGKVKEVAPHPHPGGGRMMAVVIDGDGTDREWSGGADADLDSMDPDQLRKRIREAGIVGMGGAAFPTAVKLSPPQGKVVDTVILNGCECEPYLSADHRLMLEEPEKVLSGLKLIMRATGAKDGCVALEDNKLDALEALRKAAEAMAPEVRFATLKTKYPQGAEKILIYTVLGRKVPLGKLPFDAGVVVNNVGTAVAIYEALGHGKPLIERVLTVSGNGVATPKNLKVRIGTSFAEVLALCGGITEAEGLEREVLNGGPMMGVAQTSLDVPVVKGTSGITVLEAREIKPAEFGPCIRCARCVETCPMGLMPYRIADMGRLSLTSRFKGWDGVSCIECGCCAFICPPKRPLVQWIRVGKIKLREAEQEASA, from the coding sequence ATGACTCCGAAGACTTTCGACAGGGGCATACATCCCGCATACCACAAGGAACTGACCTTTTCCCTTGCCACGGAGAAGGCGCCGCTTCCCAAAAGGGTCGTAATCCCGCTCGGCCAGCACGTGGGCGCGCCGTGCCGGCCCGTGGTCAAGAAGGGCGATATCGTCGAGGCGGGCCAGCTGATAGGCGAGGCGGTTTCCTTTGTCTCGGCGCCCGTCCATGCCAGCATAGGCGGCAAGGTAAAAGAGGTCGCCCCGCACCCCCATCCCGGGGGCGGCAGGATGATGGCCGTGGTGATAGACGGGGACGGCACGGACCGGGAGTGGAGCGGTGGAGCGGACGCCGACCTCGACTCGATGGACCCCGACCAGCTCAGGAAGCGTATACGGGAGGCCGGGATAGTCGGCATGGGAGGGGCGGCCTTCCCGACGGCCGTAAAGCTCTCCCCCCCGCAGGGCAAGGTCGTCGATACCGTGATACTTAACGGCTGCGAGTGCGAGCCCTACCTCTCGGCAGACCACAGGCTCATGCTCGAAGAGCCGGAGAAGGTCCTAAGCGGCCTGAAACTCATAATGAGGGCCACCGGAGCGAAGGACGGCTGCGTAGCGCTGGAGGATAACAAGCTCGACGCCCTGGAGGCTCTCAGGAAGGCCGCGGAAGCAATGGCCCCGGAGGTCAGGTTCGCGACCCTTAAGACCAAGTACCCGCAGGGCGCGGAGAAGATACTCATATACACTGTGCTCGGCCGGAAGGTACCGTTGGGAAAGCTCCCCTTCGACGCCGGAGTGGTCGTTAATAACGTTGGCACGGCGGTGGCCATTTACGAGGCGCTCGGCCACGGGAAACCTTTAATAGAGAGGGTCCTGACCGTTAGCGGCAACGGCGTGGCCACCCCGAAAAATCTGAAGGTACGCATAGGCACGAGCTTCGCCGAAGTCTTGGCTCTCTGCGGCGGGATAACGGAGGCAGAGGGGCTGGAGAGAGAAGTCCTTAACGGCGGCCCCATGATGGGCGTGGCGCAGACGAGCCTGGACGTGCCCGTGGTGAAGGGCACCTCGGGCATAACCGTGCTGGAGGCCCGCGAGATAAAGCCCGCCGAGTTCGGCCCGTGCATAAGGTGCGCGAGGTGCGTGGAGACATGCCCCATGGGGCTTATGCCCTACAGGATCGCGGACATGGGGAGGCTCTCGCTTACGAGCCGGTTCAAGGGGTGGGACGGGGTGAGCTGCATAGAGTGCGGCTGCTGCGCGTTCATATGCCCCCCGAAAAGGCCCCTTGTACAGTGGATAAGGGTCGGGAAGATAAAGCTCCGGGAGGCCGAGCAGGAGGCGAGCGCTTAA